In the genome of Pseudomonas sp. P5_109, one region contains:
- the gdhA gene encoding NADP-specific glutamate dehydrogenase: MIESVESFLARLKKRDPDQPEFHQAVEEVLRSLWPFLEANPHYLNSGILERICEPERAVVFRVSWVDDHGKVQVNRGFRIQMNSAIGPYKGGLRFHPSVNMGVLKFLAFEQTFKNSLTSLPMGGGKGGSDFDPKGKSDAEVMRFCQAFMSELYRHIGADVDVPAGDIGVGAREIGFLFGQYKRLSNQFTSVLTGKGPSYGGSLIRPEATGFGCVYFAEEMLKRRGLAVEGKRVAISGSGNVAQYAARKVMDLGGKVISLSDSEGTLYCESGLTEEQWQAVLELKNVQRGRISELAGRFGLEFRAGQLPWSLSCDIALPCATQNELDAEAARALLRNGCICVAEGANMPTTLEAVDLFIEADILFAPGKASNAGGVAVSGLEMSQNAMRLAWTAGEVDSKLHAIIQSIHHACVHYGEESGRVNYVKGANIAGFVKVADAMLAQGVV; the protein is encoded by the coding sequence ATGATCGAATCTGTCGAGTCCTTCCTTGCGCGCCTGAAAAAACGCGACCCGGATCAACCCGAATTCCACCAGGCCGTCGAAGAAGTTCTGCGCAGTCTGTGGCCGTTTCTTGAGGCCAATCCGCATTACCTGAACTCAGGCATCCTGGAGCGCATCTGCGAGCCTGAGCGGGCGGTGGTGTTTCGCGTGTCGTGGGTCGACGATCACGGCAAGGTCCAGGTCAACCGCGGTTTCCGCATCCAGATGAACAGCGCCATTGGCCCCTACAAGGGTGGCTTGCGTTTCCATCCTTCGGTGAACATGGGCGTTCTGAAGTTCCTTGCCTTCGAGCAGACCTTCAAGAACTCCCTGACTTCGCTGCCAATGGGCGGTGGCAAGGGTGGTTCGGACTTCGACCCCAAAGGCAAAAGCGACGCTGAAGTCATGCGTTTCTGCCAGGCTTTCATGAGCGAGTTGTACCGTCATATCGGTGCGGATGTTGATGTGCCGGCCGGTGATATCGGCGTCGGTGCTCGTGAGATCGGCTTTCTGTTCGGCCAGTACAAGCGCCTGAGCAACCAGTTCACCAGCGTGTTGACCGGCAAGGGCCCGAGCTACGGCGGCAGCCTGATTCGCCCGGAAGCCACCGGTTTTGGTTGCGTGTACTTCGCCGAAGAAATGCTCAAGCGTCGTGGTTTGGCGGTCGAGGGCAAGCGCGTGGCGATTTCCGGTTCGGGTAACGTCGCGCAATACGCCGCGCGCAAGGTCATGGACCTGGGCGGCAAAGTGATTTCGCTGTCTGATTCCGAAGGTACGCTGTACTGCGAAAGCGGTTTGACCGAGGAGCAATGGCAAGCGGTGCTGGAACTGAAAAACGTCCAGCGCGGGCGCATCAGTGAACTGGCCGGCCGTTTTGGCCTGGAATTCCGCGCTGGTCAGCTGCCATGGAGCCTGAGTTGCGACATCGCGCTGCCCTGCGCGACGCAAAACGAACTGGATGCCGAAGCCGCCCGCGCCTTGCTGCGCAACGGCTGCATCTGTGTTGCGGAAGGCGCGAACATGCCGACCACCCTTGAGGCGGTGGACCTGTTCATCGAGGCCGACATTCTGTTCGCGCCGGGCAAGGCCTCCAACGCGGGCGGTGTGGCGGTGAGCGGGCTGGAGATGTCGCAGAACGCCATGCGCCTGGCGTGGACCGCTGGCGAAGTGGACAGCAAGTTGCACGCCATCATCCAGTCGATTCACCACGCTTGCGTGCATTACGGTGAGGAGAGCGGCCGGGTCAATTACGTTAAAGGCGCGAACATCGCCGGCTTCGTGAAAGTCGCCGATGCGATGCTGGCCCAGGGCGTCGTTTAA
- the ettA gene encoding energy-dependent translational throttle protein EttA, translating into MAQYVFTMHRLGKVVPPKREILKNISLSFFPGAKIGVLGLNGSGKSTLLKIMAGVDTEFEGEARPMPELNIGYLPQEPQLDPTKTVREVVEEAVSVIKNAQARLDEVYAAYAEEDADFDKLAAEQAKLEAILQASDGHNLDRQLEVAADALRLPAWDAKVEFLSGGEKRRVALCRLLLSAPDMLLLDEPTNHLDADSVAWLEHFLHDFPGTVVAITHDRYFLDNVAGWILELDRGAGIPYEGNYSGWLEAKSDRLAAESKQQSAHEKAMKEELEWVRKGAKARQSKSKARLQRFEEMQSQEFQKRSETNEIYIPAGPRLGDKVIEFKNVTKGYGDRVLIDNLSFSMPKGAIVGVIGGNGAGKSTLFRMLMGKETPDSGSIEVGETVQLACVDQSREDLDGSKTVFQQISDGSDQIRIGNYEIPSRTYVGRFNFKGGDQQKFVKDLSGGERGRLHLALTLKEGGNVLLLDEPSNDLDVETLRSLEEALLDFPGAAIVISHDRWFLDRVATHILAYEDDSQAVFFEGNYTEYEADRKKRLGEAAAQPHRVRHKKLA; encoded by the coding sequence ATGGCTCAATACGTATTCACCATGCATCGGCTGGGCAAAGTTGTTCCGCCGAAGCGGGAAATCCTGAAAAACATTTCTCTGTCCTTCTTCCCCGGCGCCAAGATCGGCGTGCTCGGCCTCAACGGTTCGGGTAAGTCCACGCTGTTGAAAATCATGGCTGGCGTCGACACCGAGTTCGAGGGCGAAGCCCGTCCGATGCCGGAGCTGAACATCGGCTACCTGCCGCAGGAACCGCAACTGGATCCGACCAAGACCGTGCGTGAAGTGGTCGAGGAAGCGGTCAGCGTGATCAAGAACGCCCAGGCGCGGCTGGACGAGGTCTACGCGGCCTACGCTGAAGAAGACGCCGACTTCGACAAACTGGCTGCCGAACAGGCCAAGCTCGAAGCGATCCTGCAAGCCAGCGACGGCCACAACCTCGATCGTCAACTGGAAGTCGCCGCCGACGCGCTGCGTCTGCCGGCCTGGGATGCCAAGGTCGAATTCCTCTCCGGTGGTGAGAAGCGTCGTGTGGCCTTGTGCCGCCTGCTGCTGTCCGCACCGGACATGCTGCTGCTCGACGAACCGACCAACCACCTGGACGCCGATTCCGTTGCGTGGCTCGAGCACTTCCTGCACGACTTCCCGGGCACCGTGGTCGCGATCACGCACGACCGTTACTTCCTGGACAACGTTGCCGGCTGGATCCTGGAACTCGACCGCGGCGCGGGCATTCCTTACGAGGGCAACTACTCGGGTTGGCTGGAAGCCAAGTCCGATCGTCTGGCTGCCGAATCCAAGCAGCAGTCGGCCCACGAAAAGGCCATGAAGGAAGAACTGGAGTGGGTGCGCAAAGGCGCCAAGGCCCGCCAGTCGAAATCCAAGGCTCGTCTGCAACGCTTCGAAGAAATGCAATCGCAGGAATTCCAGAAGCGCAGCGAAACCAACGAGATCTACATCCCGGCCGGTCCACGCCTGGGCGACAAGGTCATCGAATTCAAGAACGTCACCAAGGGCTATGGCGATCGCGTGCTGATCGACAACCTGTCGTTCTCCATGCCTAAAGGCGCCATCGTCGGCGTGATCGGCGGTAACGGTGCCGGTAAATCGACCCTGTTCCGCATGTTGATGGGCAAGGAAACGCCGGATTCGGGCAGCATCGAAGTCGGTGAAACCGTGCAGCTGGCTTGCGTCGACCAGAGCCGCGAAGACCTGGATGGCAGCAAGACCGTGTTCCAGCAGATCTCCGACGGTTCCGACCAGATCCGCATCGGCAACTACGAGATCCCGTCGCGTACCTACGTTGGTCGCTTCAACTTCAAGGGCGGCGATCAGCAGAAGTTCGTCAAGGACCTGTCCGGTGGTGAGCGCGGTCGCTTGCACCTGGCCCTGACCCTGAAGGAGGGCGGCAACGTCCTGCTGCTCGACGAACCGTCCAACGACCTCGACGTCGAAACCCTGCGTTCCCTGGAAGAAGCCCTGCTGGACTTCCCGGGCGCCGCCATTGTGATCTCTCACGATCGGTGGTTCCTTGACCGCGTCGCGACGCACATCCTGGCGTACGAAGACGACTCGCAAGCAGTGTTCTTCGAAGGCAACTACACCGAGTACGAAGCCGACCGTAAAAAGCGCCTCGGCGAAGCGGCTGCCCAGCCGCATCGTGTACGGCACAAGAAACTGGCCTGA
- a CDS encoding EAL domain-containing protein, giving the protein MSNVPPPLTSSAPATAPGSPLRGTLKGTLATLVLLLLALLFWQLLDQLRETQKNQRQYTIDYTADLAAQVSLNMALNAQIALNLLPIVEQPQGADEMQALLRKLQQSLPDLRSLALLSPSGRVISDSAPENDDSDYLVELVRRSHSQAHYFSNGTDGSVVHLLLHQASGSSRGYWALRLTPTFFSSLTKQSEAGGRPMWLVENRINHQIISRDEAQPAINPGTLTEDDIANSVLTVPLSSSDWQLRGLFDRQHVLEELLPAFIGKCLLGLAFSMLPFLALLNMRRRQRQLNEGRRRYQDIFEGTGVALCVLDMSGLKNMFDKAQLQDSEQLKTWLAVAGQRRQLLQELRVTEVNQVALQLLNVDNADKAWKLLIDGNPQDGTAIGKQVLDAVLNQQQQLELEIKLQDASGRDQHLWLVLRLPQTQDDYKAVILSITDITSRKLIELSLLEREGFWSDVVRTVPDHLYVQDVISQRMIFSNHHLGQTLGYNRTELHQMGEYFWEILLHPEDADYYHRSRQVQRQAGYRQLMQCQLRFRHRDGQWRRFEIREQALARDKDDQVTRIIGVAKDITDQIEASESLRDSEQRYRMLAESISDVIFSTDSRLNLNYVSPSVQAVLGYDAEWIFQNGWQSTIANPQQLTGIYHLMDRVSKALDQPDQLALLRSQVQTQLFLFDCLRADGRKIPIELRLVLVWDEHGTFEGVLGVGRDISQQRRAEKDLRMAATVFEHSTSAILITDPAGYIVQANEAFSRVSGYAVEQVLDQLPNMLTVDDQQEAHLRYVLKQLGQHSTWEGEVWLKRRNGEHYPAWVGITAVLDDEGDLASYVCFFSDISERKASEQRIHRLAYYDALTHLPNRTLFQDRLHTALQSAERQKSWVVLMFLDLDRFKPINDSLGHAAGDRMLKEMATRLLGCVDDDDTVARMGGDEFTLLLQPRANREIALNRAIHVAEQILASLVKPFVLEGREFFVTASIGIALSPQDGNELSQLMKNADTAMYHAKERGKNNFQFYQADMNASALERLELESDLRHALEQNEFVLYYQPQFSGDGKRLTGAEALLRWRHPRRGLVPPGDFIPVLEELGLVVDVGDWVISEACRQLKAWHQARVRVPKVSVNISARQFSDGQLGTRIATILRETGLPPACLELELTESILMREVSEAMQILDGLKNLGLSIAVDDFGTGYSSLNYLKQFPIDVLKIDRTFVDGLPSGEQDAQIARAIIAMAHSLNLAVIAEGVETQEQLDFLREHGCDEVQGYLFGRPMPAGRFEGQFSNDALFMFD; this is encoded by the coding sequence TTGTCCAATGTTCCTCCGCCACTGACTTCCAGCGCGCCGGCCACAGCGCCCGGCTCGCCCCTGCGCGGGACCTTGAAGGGCACATTGGCGACACTCGTGTTGTTACTGCTGGCCCTGCTGTTCTGGCAGTTGCTCGACCAGTTGCGCGAAACCCAGAAAAACCAGCGCCAGTACACCATCGACTACACCGCCGACCTGGCCGCGCAGGTCAGCCTGAACATGGCGCTCAACGCGCAGATCGCCCTCAATCTGTTGCCGATCGTCGAGCAACCGCAGGGCGCCGATGAAATGCAGGCCCTGCTGCGCAAGCTGCAACAGTCGCTGCCTGATCTGCGCAGCCTGGCGTTGCTCAGCCCATCGGGAAGAGTCATCAGTGACAGCGCCCCCGAAAACGATGACAGCGACTACCTGGTCGAACTGGTGCGCCGCAGCCACTCCCAGGCGCACTACTTCAGCAATGGCACCGATGGCTCCGTGGTGCATTTATTGTTGCATCAGGCCAGCGGCAGTTCCCGAGGCTATTGGGCCTTGCGCCTGACACCCACCTTCTTTTCGTCCCTGACCAAGCAAAGCGAGGCCGGTGGCCGCCCGATGTGGCTGGTGGAGAACCGCATCAATCATCAGATCATCAGCCGCGACGAAGCGCAGCCCGCGATCAATCCGGGCACGCTGACCGAGGACGATATCGCCAACAGTGTGCTGACGGTTCCGTTGAGCAGCAGCGACTGGCAACTGCGTGGCTTGTTCGACCGTCAACACGTGCTGGAAGAGCTGCTGCCGGCGTTCATCGGCAAATGCCTGCTGGGCCTGGCGTTTTCCATGCTGCCATTCCTCGCCTTGCTGAACATGCGCCGGCGTCAGCGCCAATTGAATGAAGGGCGTCGACGTTACCAGGACATTTTCGAAGGCACCGGCGTGGCCCTGTGCGTCCTCGACATGTCCGGGCTCAAGAACATGTTCGACAAGGCGCAATTGCAGGACAGTGAGCAACTGAAAACATGGCTGGCGGTTGCGGGACAACGTCGGCAACTGTTGCAGGAACTGCGGGTCACCGAAGTCAACCAGGTCGCGCTGCAACTGCTTAATGTCGATAACGCCGACAAGGCCTGGAAACTCCTGATCGACGGCAACCCGCAGGACGGCACCGCCATCGGCAAACAGGTACTCGACGCGGTACTCAACCAGCAGCAACAGCTTGAGCTGGAAATCAAACTGCAGGATGCCAGCGGTCGCGACCAGCACCTGTGGCTGGTGCTGCGCCTGCCGCAAACCCAGGACGACTATAAAGCGGTGATCCTGAGCATCACCGACATCACCAGCCGCAAGCTCATCGAGCTGTCATTGCTGGAGCGCGAAGGGTTCTGGTCAGATGTGGTGCGCACGGTACCGGATCATCTGTATGTGCAGGATGTGATCAGCCAGCGCATGATCTTCAGCAACCACCATCTGGGCCAGACCCTGGGCTACAACCGCACCGAGCTGCACCAGATGGGCGAATACTTCTGGGAAATCCTCCTGCACCCCGAAGACGCCGACTATTACCATCGTTCCCGCCAGGTCCAGCGCCAGGCCGGTTATCGCCAGTTGATGCAGTGCCAGTTGCGTTTCCGCCATCGCGACGGCCAGTGGCGACGCTTCGAGATTCGCGAGCAGGCACTGGCGCGGGACAAGGACGACCAGGTCACTCGGATCATCGGCGTGGCCAAGGACATCACCGACCAGATCGAAGCCAGCGAATCGCTGCGTGACAGCGAGCAGCGCTACCGGATGCTCGCAGAAAGCATCAGCGACGTGATTTTCTCCACCGACAGCCGCCTCAACCTCAATTACGTCAGCCCTTCGGTGCAAGCCGTGTTGGGCTACGACGCCGAATGGATTTTCCAGAACGGCTGGCAATCGACCATCGCCAACCCGCAACAACTGACCGGCATCTATCACCTGATGGATCGGGTCAGCAAGGCGCTGGATCAGCCTGACCAACTGGCGCTGTTACGCAGCCAGGTGCAAACCCAGTTGTTCCTGTTCGACTGCCTGCGGGCCGACGGGCGCAAGATTCCGATCGAATTGCGCCTGGTGCTGGTCTGGGACGAGCACGGGACATTCGAAGGCGTGCTGGGCGTCGGTCGCGACATCAGCCAGCAACGCCGGGCCGAAAAAGACTTGCGCATGGCCGCCACGGTATTCGAACACTCGACCTCGGCGATCCTGATCACCGACCCGGCCGGCTACATCGTCCAGGCCAACGAAGCCTTCAGCCGTGTCAGCGGTTATGCCGTGGAGCAGGTGCTCGACCAGTTGCCGAACATGCTGACCGTCGACGACCAGCAGGAAGCCCATCTGCGTTACGTACTCAAACAATTGGGCCAGCACAGCACCTGGGAAGGCGAAGTCTGGCTCAAGCGTCGTAACGGCGAGCATTACCCGGCCTGGGTCGGGATCACCGCCGTGCTCGACGATGAAGGCGACCTGGCCAGTTATGTGTGTTTCTTCAGCGACATCAGCGAACGCAAGGCCAGCGAGCAGCGGATTCACCGCCTCGCCTACTACGACGCCCTGACCCACCTGCCTAACCGCACGCTGTTCCAGGATCGCCTGCACACGGCACTGCAATCGGCCGAGCGGCAGAAGTCGTGGGTGGTGCTGATGTTCCTCGATCTCGATCGCTTCAAGCCGATCAACGACTCCCTGGGCCACGCCGCCGGCGACCGCATGCTCAAGGAAATGGCCACGCGCCTGCTCGGTTGCGTCGACGATGACGACACCGTGGCGCGCATGGGCGGCGACGAGTTCACTTTGCTCCTGCAACCGCGAGCCAACCGCGAAATCGCCCTGAACCGGGCCATTCATGTGGCCGAACAGATTCTCGCCAGTCTGGTGAAACCGTTCGTACTCGAAGGCCGCGAGTTCTTTGTCACGGCCAGTATCGGCATCGCCCTGAGCCCGCAGGACGGCAACGAGCTCAGCCAGTTGATGAAGAACGCCGACACGGCGATGTACCACGCCAAGGAGCGTGGCAAGAACAACTTCCAGTTCTATCAGGCGGACATGAACGCCAGCGCCCTGGAGCGGCTGGAACTGGAAAGCGACTTGCGCCACGCCCTGGAACAGAACGAATTCGTGCTGTATTACCAGCCGCAATTCAGTGGCGATGGCAAACGTTTGACCGGCGCCGAGGCACTGCTGCGCTGGCGTCATCCACGCCGCGGGCTGGTGCCGCCGGGGGACTTCATACCGGTGCTCGAAGAGCTCGGTCTGGTGGTGGATGTCGGCGACTGGGTGATCAGCGAAGCCTGCCGCCAACTCAAGGCTTGGCATCAGGCCAGGGTACGGGTGCCGAAGGTGTCGGTGAACATCTCGGCGCGGCAGTTCTCCGATGGCCAGCTCGGCACGCGAATCGCCACCATCCTCAGGGAAACCGGCCTGCCGCCGGCGTGCCTGGAGCTGGAACTGACCGAAAGTATCCTGATGCGCGAAGTCAGCGAGGCGATGCAGATCCTCGACGGCCTGAAAAACCTCGGCCTGAGCATTGCCGTCGACGACTTCGGTACCGGTTATTCATCGCTCAACTACCTCAAGCAATTCCCGATCGACGTACTGAAGATCGACCGCACCTTCGTCGATGGCCTGCCATCCGGAGAACAGGATGCGCAGATCGCCCGGGCGATCATCGCCATGGCCCACAGCCTCAATCTGGCGGTGATCGCCGAGGGTGTGGAAACCCAAGAGCAGCTGGACTTCCTGAGGGAGCACGGTTGCGACGAGGTGCAGGGTTACCTGTTCGGGCGGCCGATGCCGGCGGGGCGGTTCGAGGGGCAGTTCAGCAATGATGCGCTCTTTATGTTCGATTGA
- a CDS encoding GreA/GreB family elongation factor, translated as MSRAFVNEDNAAAQADQPVERQVSAQPNYVTPQGLDLLKGKVAELQTLHAEQSAKGEQADKQRLVDLERDLRYFKQRLGSAQVVLAATSTEKVQIGSWVTYADEHATERRVQLVGEDQADAAHGLINWGSPLGRALLGARLNDEVLWLRPAGDQQIEVIRIEPS; from the coding sequence ATGAGCCGTGCCTTCGTCAATGAAGATAACGCCGCCGCGCAAGCCGATCAGCCTGTCGAACGGCAGGTCAGCGCGCAGCCCAATTACGTCACGCCACAAGGCCTGGACCTGCTAAAGGGTAAAGTCGCCGAACTGCAAACCCTGCATGCCGAGCAATCGGCAAAAGGCGAGCAGGCGGACAAACAGCGCCTGGTCGATCTCGAACGTGATTTGCGTTACTTCAAGCAGCGCCTGGGCAGCGCTCAGGTCGTACTTGCTGCGACCTCGACCGAGAAAGTGCAGATCGGCAGTTGGGTGACTTACGCCGACGAACACGCCACCGAACGCCGGGTACAGCTGGTGGGCGAGGATCAGGCCGATGCCGCTCACGGCCTGATCAATTGGGGTTCACCGCTGGGTCGGGCACTGCTCGGCGCACGACTCAACGACGAAGTGCTGTGGCTGCGCCCCGCCGGGGATCAACAGATTGAAGTGATCCGCATCGAGCCGAGTTAA
- the glyA gene encoding serine hydroxymethyltransferase, producing the protein MFSRDLTIAKYDADLFAAMEQEAQRQEEHIELIASENYTSPAVMEAQGSVLTNKYAEGYPGKRYYGGCEYVDIVEQLAIDRAKELFGADYANVQPHAGSQANSAVYLALLSAGDTILGMSLAHGGHLTHGASVSSSGKLYNAIQYGIDANGLIDYDEVERLAVEHKPKMIVAGFSAYSQILDFPRFREIADKVGAYLFVDMAHVAGLVAAGVYPNPVPFADVVTTTTHKTLRGPRGGLILARANADIEKKLNSAVFPGAQGGPLEHVIAAKAICFKEALQPEFKTYQQQVVKNAQAMASVFIERGFDVVSGGTQNHLFLLSLIKQEISGKDADAALGKAFITVNKNSVPNDPRSPFVTSGLRFGTPAVTTRGFKEAECKELAGWICDILADLSNEAVIDAVREKVKAICKKLPVYGA; encoded by the coding sequence ATGTTCAGCCGTGATTTGACTATTGCCAAGTACGACGCCGATCTCTTTGCCGCCATGGAGCAAGAAGCTCAGCGCCAGGAAGAGCACATTGAGCTGATCGCTTCGGAAAACTACACCAGCCCTGCGGTGATGGAAGCTCAAGGCTCGGTACTGACCAACAAGTACGCCGAAGGCTACCCGGGCAAGCGCTACTACGGTGGTTGCGAGTACGTAGATATCGTCGAGCAACTGGCGATCGATCGCGCCAAAGAGCTGTTCGGTGCCGACTACGCCAACGTTCAGCCGCACGCCGGCTCGCAAGCCAACAGCGCCGTTTACCTGGCCCTGCTGTCGGCTGGCGACACCATCCTGGGCATGAGCCTGGCCCACGGTGGTCACCTGACCCACGGCGCCAGCGTTTCGTCCTCCGGCAAGCTGTACAACGCCATCCAGTACGGCATCGACGCCAATGGCCTGATCGACTACGACGAAGTCGAGCGCCTGGCGGTTGAACACAAGCCAAAAATGATCGTGGCTGGTTTCTCTGCCTACTCGCAGATCCTCGACTTCCCGCGCTTCCGCGAAATCGCCGACAAGGTTGGCGCTTACCTGTTCGTCGACATGGCCCACGTGGCCGGCCTGGTCGCCGCTGGCGTCTACCCGAACCCGGTTCCATTCGCTGACGTCGTGACCACCACCACCCACAAGACCCTGCGCGGTCCACGTGGTGGCCTGATCCTGGCTCGCGCCAACGCCGACATCGAGAAGAAGCTGAACTCCGCGGTATTCCCGGGCGCCCAGGGTGGCCCGCTGGAACATGTGATCGCCGCTAAAGCGATCTGCTTCAAGGAAGCGCTGCAGCCTGAGTTCAAGACCTACCAGCAACAAGTGGTGAAAAACGCCCAGGCCATGGCCAGCGTGTTCATCGAGCGCGGCTTCGACGTGGTGTCGGGCGGTACTCAGAACCACCTGTTCCTGCTGTCGCTGATCAAGCAGGAAATCTCCGGTAAAGATGCTGACGCCGCTCTGGGCAAAGCGTTCATCACCGTGAACAAGAACTCCGTGCCAAACGACCCACGCTCCCCGTTCGTCACCTCCGGCCTGCGCTTCGGCACTCCGGCTGTGACCACTCGCGGCTTCAAGGAAGCAGAGTGCAAGGAACTGGCCGGCTGGATCTGCGACATCCTGGCAGATCTTTCCAACGAAGCGGTGATCGACGCCGTTCGTGAGAAGGTCAAGGCTATCTGCAAGAAGCTGCCGGTATACGGCGCTTAA
- a CDS encoding DUF4105 domain-containing protein, whose amino-acid sequence MLKRLAWLALCVCAPLSAAPHIDPQRLQQLANDPFWISLGHYETAKLGGWRSYVSDPKFFLAADGNEHPDHELAATVQALYAPDSAGEQHAQCVYPARTRWLKEQLGLTGLPTPDCAEFKQWFKDVSPDSAVMIFPAAYLNSPSSMFGHTLLRIDQAGVKNDKTSLLSYAINFGAYIEGSDNSILYAWKGLMGGYPGLFALVPYQEKLSEYRSLENRDLWEYRLNLTQQETARMVEHVWELKQIKFDYFFFDENCSYRLLELLQVARPSLRLTEQFPLTAIPTDTVKAVKEAGLVESIQYRPSRERELLSRAEPLNPEEQQWVLKISADQKQLQDPAFKTQPRDRQALIIDAAYRLERYRANGQERDPARAQRSFELLRAINQNPAPELDIPQPGLPEDGHESRTWQLGLGTRGDKAFGEYGLRMAYHDLNDNNESFPLGAQIEILQLKLRQYEGNDWQVQQLDLATIRSLTPRNELLQPLSWQVTGGLERVPGKHDDQTLVSHVNGGGGGTWQLGDDMLGFALGTVRIEHNNDFAAFVAPAAGFNSGVLWKNPLGNLSLEAKGDFFTNGEVRRSLSLHQQWEISRNLGLRLSAQREFSHLATAENEVMLELKWYHY is encoded by the coding sequence ATGCTCAAACGCCTTGCCTGGCTGGCGCTGTGTGTCTGCGCCCCGCTGTCCGCCGCGCCTCATATCGACCCTCAACGTTTGCAGCAACTGGCCAACGACCCTTTCTGGATATCCCTGGGCCATTACGAGACCGCCAAGCTCGGCGGCTGGCGCAGCTATGTCAGCGATCCGAAATTCTTTCTCGCCGCTGACGGCAATGAACACCCGGACCATGAACTGGCGGCGACCGTACAAGCCCTGTACGCCCCGGACAGTGCCGGTGAACAACACGCTCAATGCGTCTACCCGGCCCGCACCCGCTGGCTCAAAGAGCAACTCGGCCTGACCGGCCTGCCGACGCCGGACTGCGCCGAGTTCAAGCAATGGTTCAAGGACGTCTCGCCCGACAGCGCGGTGATGATCTTCCCGGCAGCCTATCTGAATAGCCCGTCCTCGATGTTCGGCCACACCCTGCTGCGCATCGACCAGGCCGGTGTAAAGAACGACAAGACTTCGCTGCTCAGCTACGCCATCAACTTCGGCGCCTACATCGAGGGTTCGGACAACAGCATCCTCTATGCCTGGAAAGGCCTGATGGGCGGTTATCCCGGCCTGTTCGCACTGGTGCCCTATCAGGAAAAACTCTCGGAATACCGCAGCCTGGAAAACCGCGACCTGTGGGAATACCGGCTGAACCTGACGCAACAGGAAACCGCGCGCATGGTCGAGCACGTCTGGGAGCTGAAGCAGATCAAGTTCGATTACTTCTTCTTCGACGAAAACTGCTCATACCGCTTGCTGGAACTGTTGCAAGTGGCCCGTCCAAGCCTGCGCCTGACCGAGCAATTCCCGCTCACGGCCATTCCCACCGACACCGTCAAGGCCGTGAAAGAGGCCGGGCTGGTGGAGTCGATCCAGTATCGTCCCTCCCGGGAACGCGAGTTGCTCAGTCGCGCTGAGCCGTTGAACCCTGAAGAGCAGCAATGGGTGCTGAAAATCAGCGCCGATCAGAAACAATTGCAAGATCCTGCGTTCAAGACGCAACCCCGCGACCGCCAGGCGCTGATCATCGATGCGGCCTATCGCCTGGAGCGCTACCGCGCCAACGGTCAGGAACGCGACCCGGCGCGCGCCCAGCGCAGCTTCGAACTGCTGCGGGCGATCAACCAGAACCCGGCACCGGAACTGGACATCCCGCAACCCGGCCTGCCTGAAGACGGCCACGAGTCCCGAACCTGGCAGCTCGGCCTCGGCACCCGTGGCGATAAAGCCTTTGGCGAGTACGGCTTGCGCATGGCTTATCACGACCTCAATGACAACAACGAAAGCTTTCCCCTTGGCGCGCAGATCGAAATCCTGCAATTGAAACTGCGCCAGTACGAAGGCAATGACTGGCAAGTGCAGCAACTGGATCTGGCGACCATTCGCTCCCTGACCCCGCGTAACGAATTGCTGCAACCGCTGTCATGGCAAGTCACCGGTGGCCTGGAGCGGGTGCCGGGCAAGCACGATGACCAGACCCTGGTCAGCCACGTCAACGGCGGTGGTGGCGGAACCTGGCAACTGGGCGATGACATGCTCGGTTTTGCCTTGGGCACGGTGCGTATCGAGCACAACAACGACTTCGCCGCATTCGTCGCGCCAGCCGCCGGTTTCAACAGCGGTGTGCTGTGGAAGAACCCGCTGGGTAACTTGAGCCTGGAAGCCAAAGGCGATTTCTTCACCAATGGCGAAGTGCGCCGTAGCCTGAGCCTGCATCAGCAGTGGGAAATATCGCGCAATCTCGGTCTGCGCTTGAGCGCGCAACGCGAGTTCAGCCATTTGGCCACGGCCGAGAACGAAGTGATGCTTGAGCTGAAGTGGTATCACTACTGA